Genomic segment of Umezawaea sp. Da 62-37:
CCCGCTGGGTGGACGCCGTGATCGCCGCCCGGCCCTACCCGGACGTCGACGCGCTGGCCGCCGCCGCCGAGGTGGACCTGAGCGCCGACGAGGTACTCGGCGCCATCGCGGGCCACCCCCGCATCGGCGAGCGCGCGAAGCACGACGGCGTGTCCGCGAAGTGGTCGGCGGCCGAGCAGTCCGGCGTCGACGCGTCCGTCGCGGACCGGCTCGTCGCCGCGAACCTCGCCTACGAGGAGCGGTTCGGCCACATCTACCTGGTGTGCGCGACCGGGCTCACCGGCGAGCGGATGCTGGAGGACCTGGCGGCGCGGATGGGCAACGACCCGGACACCGAACTCCGCGTGGTCAACGGCGAACTGGCGAAGATCGCGGCCTTGCGGCTGCGCAAGGCCATCGCCTGAGATGCACGCACACACCGACCAAGGGAGCCGATCGATGGCCATCATCCTGGGGCCGAACCAGTACGGGAAGGCGGAGAACCGCCTCGTCGTGGTGTCGCGCGACGGGTCCGTGCACACCATCAAGGACCTGACGGTCAGCACCTCGCTGCGCGGCGACCTGGCGGACACCCACCACACCGGCGACAACTCCAAGGTGCTCGCGACCGACACGCAGAAGAACACGATCTACGCGTTCGCCAAGCAGGCGCCCGTCGGCGAGATCGAGGACTTCGCGCTGCGGCTCGGCAGGCACTTCGTGTCGTCCCAGGAGGCCATCACCGGCGCGCGTGTGCTGATCGACGAGCACGGGTGGAACCGGATCGACGCCAACGACCACTCGTTCGTCCAGGGCGGCAATGAGAAGCGCACCACCGCCGTGACCGTCCAGGGGTCCGCCGCGTGGGTCGTGTCCGGCGTGCGCGACCTGGTCGTGCTGAAGACGACCGGGTCGGAGTTCCACGGGTTCCCGCAGGACCCGTACACGACGCTGGAGGAGACCGACGACCGCATCCTGGCCACGTCGGTGACCGCCCGGTGGCGCTACCTGGGCACCGACGTGGACTGGGCGAAGGCGTACCCGGAGATCCTGGGCCTGCTGCTGGAGGCGTTCGCGACCAAGCACAGCCTGTCGTTGCAGCAGACGCTGTACGCGATGGGCGAGGCCGTGCTGCTGGCCAGGCCGGACGTGGCCGAGGTGCGGCTGTCGATGCCGAACAAGCACCACTTCCCGGTCGACCTCAGCGCGTTCGGGCTGGAGAACGACAACGAGGTGTTCTACGCCGCCGACCGCCCGTACGGGCTCATCGAGGGCACCGTGCTGCGCGACGACGCCGAGGACGCCGGACACGCCTGGGACACCCTCCCCGCGTTCTGATGCTTCGGGGGGTGGTGCGGCTCTCCGCACCACCCCTGACCTGCGCTATTCACTCGAAGGTGGTGCACATCACTCGTTCGGAGCAATGTTGTGTTCCGCAGAGCACCACACGGTGGCTGCAAGATGTCGAAAAGGCCGTACTCTCGCGAACATGAGTGATGTCAAACGGGGTCTCTCGCCGGTCACGATGTTCCTGGACGACGAGGCTGTGATCACCGTTTCCGGCGCACTGGACGCCACGACGGCTCCGGACTTCAAGCGCATGGTCACCGACTTCTTCGAGGTGGCCGACCGCCCGGTCACCGACGTCCTGACGTTGGACCTCTCCTCGGTGTCCGCCTGCGACCAGGCCGCCCGCGACCTCGTCCGCTACGCCCAGGCCGTCTGCTCCGACCGCTCCGTGGCGCTGCGCGTCGTCCCCAGCGCCCCCGTGAGCCGGGCGCTGACCAAGCACTAGGAACCTCGTCGACGACTACGGCTCGCGGCTGACGAGCGCTTTCAGGCCGTCGACCCCGAGCCCCGTCACCCGCAGCACCTCGGCCTCGTCCAGCGCGCCGCAGTCCAGCGCGCGCAGGAACGAGGACGACAGCGCCTGCGCGGTCGCCGGTTCGTCCAGCACCGTGCCGCCCGCGCGGTCCACGTACGCCTTGAGCCGCCGCGCGTCCGCCTCCACCCCTTCGAGGTAGAACGCGTGCACGGCCGCGTACCTGGTCACCAGCTGCGCCGGGTGCAGGTCCCAGCCCTGGTAGAAGCCGTGGGACAACGAGCGGCGGACGAGCCCGTAGTGCGTCCGCCAGCCCTCCGCCACCGCGTCGCCGACCGGCAGGACGTTGGTCGAGCCGTCGGACACCCGGATCCCCGCGTTGGCCGCGGCCACCTGCATCACGTTGCGCGCGAAGTCGCACGCCCCGTGCGCCAGGTGCTGGTGCGCCGCGCCGAGCCCGCAGCCCGCCGTGTAGTCGTAGGTGCCGAAGTGCAGCCCGGACACCCGGCCGCGGCCCGCCTCGACGAACCGCGGGATCGCCAGCCTGCCCTCGGGGTCGACGATCGACTGGGTGGTCTCGACCTGGATCTCGAACCGCAGCGGGACACCGAACAGGTCGAGGATCTCGCCGAACACCTCCACCTGGTCGACCGAGGTGACCTTCGGGAACGTGAGCACGAAACCGGGCGGCGGGTCGCCGAGCGCGGTCAGGAAGATGTCGAGCGTCCGGATGCCGCGCTCGCGCAACGCCCTGGTGTCGAACGACTTCATCCGGATCCCGACGTACGGCGGAAGCACGCCGTCGCGCGCCCACTCCGCGACGACCCCCGCCGCGCGTTCGGCGTCGGCGTCCTCCACCGCGTCGTCGGGCGCGCCGTAGCCGTCCTCGAAGTCGATCCGCAGGTCCTCCACGGGTTCGGCCGCGAGCTTGGCGCGCACCCGGTCGTGGATCACCGGCGCCAGGGCCTCCGGCAGCAGCGCGGTCAGGGCGTCGGCGTGCCCGTCCAGCGCCGCAAGCGCTTGCGCGCCCCAGTCGGCGATCAGGTCGCCGGTCACCGCCGACGCGGGGACGTAGCAGGTGTGCACGGGCTGCCTGCCCTCCGGCAGCGTGCGCTCCACATCGGACAGCCGTGCGGTGGCGGCCTGGACCGCCACCGCGTCGAGCGACGTCCTCGGCACGTCAGGGGATCCGGGCGTAGGCGGGCACCGTCAGGAAGTCCGCGAACTCCTCGCTCAGCGCGACCTGCTCGAACAGCTCAGCCGCCAGGTCGAGGTGCTCACCGGACAGCTCGAACTTGGTGCGCGCCAGCACTTCCCGCACCAGGTCGGCCGTCACCGGCGTGCCGTCGCTGAGCACGACCTCGTTGTGCACCCACTGCCACAGCTGGGAACGGGAGATCTCGGCGGTGGCCGCGTCCTCCATCAGGTTGTGGATGGCCGCCGCACCGTTGCCCCCCAACCAGGACACGAGGTAGCGCAGGCCGACGTCCACAGCGGACTCGACGCCCGCCCTGGTCGCCTCGCCGCCGGTGGCCTTGAAGTCCAGCAGCTGCGCGGCCGTCACGGACACGTCGTCGCGCC
This window contains:
- the uraD gene encoding 2-oxo-4-hydroxy-4-carboxy-5-ureidoimidazoline decarboxylase, producing the protein MPGLQAFNSALAEELRPLLTECLAVPRWVDAVIAARPYPDVDALAAAAEVDLSADEVLGAIAGHPRIGERAKHDGVSAKWSAAEQSGVDASVADRLVAANLAYEERFGHIYLVCATGLTGERMLEDLAARMGNDPDTELRVVNGELAKIAALRLRKAIA
- the pucL gene encoding factor-independent urate hydroxylase gives rise to the protein MAIILGPNQYGKAENRLVVVSRDGSVHTIKDLTVSTSLRGDLADTHHTGDNSKVLATDTQKNTIYAFAKQAPVGEIEDFALRLGRHFVSSQEAITGARVLIDEHGWNRIDANDHSFVQGGNEKRTTAVTVQGSAAWVVSGVRDLVVLKTTGSEFHGFPQDPYTTLEETDDRILATSVTARWRYLGTDVDWAKAYPEILGLLLEAFATKHSLSLQQTLYAMGEAVLLARPDVAEVRLSMPNKHHFPVDLSAFGLENDNEVFYAADRPYGLIEGTVLRDDAEDAGHAWDTLPAF
- a CDS encoding STAS domain-containing protein, whose protein sequence is MSDVKRGLSPVTMFLDDEAVITVSGALDATTAPDFKRMVTDFFEVADRPVTDVLTLDLSSVSACDQAARDLVRYAQAVCSDRSVALRVVPSAPVSRALTKH
- a CDS encoding DUF6986 family protein; this translates as MPRTSLDAVAVQAATARLSDVERTLPEGRQPVHTCYVPASAVTGDLIADWGAQALAALDGHADALTALLPEALAPVIHDRVRAKLAAEPVEDLRIDFEDGYGAPDDAVEDADAERAAGVVAEWARDGVLPPYVGIRMKSFDTRALRERGIRTLDIFLTALGDPPPGFVLTFPKVTSVDQVEVFGEILDLFGVPLRFEIQVETTQSIVDPEGRLAIPRFVEAGRGRVSGLHFGTYDYTAGCGLGAAHQHLAHGACDFARNVMQVAAANAGIRVSDGSTNVLPVGDAVAEGWRTHYGLVRRSLSHGFYQGWDLHPAQLVTRYAAVHAFYLEGVEADARRLKAYVDRAGGTVLDEPATAQALSSSFLRALDCGALDEAEVLRVTGLGVDGLKALVSREP